Within Phaenicophaeus curvirostris isolate KB17595 chromosome 7, BPBGC_Pcur_1.0, whole genome shotgun sequence, the genomic segment AGATCTGCCTGTTCATAAACATTCATGGAAGAGAGAAGCTGCATCTGCCTTTAATTGGGACAGATAAACTGCAGGGGAGCCAAATTCCTAGGCAAGCTTGCACATGTCCTTTGCAGAGCTATAGTCTATCCTGGTGATCTCACTTAAACACAGTCAAAATGATTAAAAGATGTCCTTCCTTTTAtgttttgaaatgtaattttcacTTGAAAAATAATCTTGGTGCAGCAGAGTCTGTTAGCACGTCTCAATGCAGTTCACAACAAAGCGTTAAGTAGCCGGCAGGGTTAGGATCTAAACCAGAACTAAACTGACTGATTTTCTGTCTGCAAATGCTGATTTATCAGAATTGAAACTATTTGTGGGAATAGGTATTCCCCtgaatttttttagaaaataatgctAAACCTATTTTTGCACTGCTGTGATCTAAatgtgaatttttattttttggagaGAAACAATGCTTGATTTGGCTTATACTGAAAAGCtggaaagcattaaaaaaaagtcaaaactgAAGTAAAACATCTTGAAATTATTATAGCAGAGTCTTTTGGATAATTGCCTTGTGAATGGTTTAGAGATACAAAGATTTGCTTGAAGGCAGATGCAGAAATATCGAGACCTTGACAATCCCTCCAGTGCAGGAAGATTGTTCTGCCATCAGCTCGAGGAGCTTCAACCTcccatcctgctcttggatgaCCTGAAGGGCAGACAGGGCTGGGGCAGTTCTGGGAATGGAAATGGAGTTTTCACATCATACGCCAGCTCCCTATCACCAAGATAAcacctttccctccccttcaTTCCCAAATGGGAACTGGTGGCTCCCTGCAaaccagatcatagaatcacagaacggtttgggtcgATAGGGACATTTacagttcatccagtccaaacctCCTGCAGTGAACGGGGACACTTTccacaggatcaggttgctcaaaccaggttgctcaaacctcatccaacctggccttgaatgtttccagtgatggggcctccactacctccctgggcaacctgttccagcccCTCACTACCCTCGTggtaaaatgtttcttcctcatATCCACTCTAAATCCATCCTCCCTTAGTTCCCTCACAGATCACTCCACCGGGCACGTCCCAGGCAGGATGAATCACCCCACATGGCTTCGGGCTCCCATCACTCCTCTATCCGGCTCCTTCACCTGAGGAAGAATGGAAATGCATGTTTAAATCTAGCCCTGGTCACCTGAGCTAAGGGTTATCAAAGGAGCATTTCATGGAGGGATTAATCCGTTCCAAACCTGCCCTCCTGATGAGTTTCACAAATCTTctatgtaattttttaattaaaaaaaaaaagagtttaatgGATTTCCTATGTACCAACCACCACTTCTTTGGCTGGGTGGAATAGTGTGGAGCCAATAGTGTTTTCCATGCAAATTGCTGATGCCTTTTTCAGAATGGGAGAGATCATTTCCAGTAAGAAGGTTACTGGCTGAGATGACCTCCTGAGGCCCCCTATGGTCTGAACTTTCCCTGTGATCCCTTGGCCATGACAAATGGTTTGGGCttgattttcttcctccagGCAAGCACAGGTAGATCCTCTCATCACTTGTGGAAACCTTTGCAGAAACTGTTCTTGTTATTTATGAGGCTTTGATGTAGATGGGCAGCTGGCAGAAGATTTGTTTTTGACTTTGGTGATGTCTGGACTTGCCCTGGTGTTTGTGTCTCTGAAGTCTGACTCAAATCCTGTTAAAGCCAACGGAAAGAATCCCAGCAGCCTAACAGATATAAAGCTGCCACTTTTGAAAGGATAAACTTTTGGTAACACATCATTTCATAAATATCTCTTCTTTCTGATCTGCTGGTGAGCTATCATCAAACAAGGTTTTTAATGATGGTTATTCAGGCAGAGACAAACACATTTTGTCCTGCTGGTGCTACCCGGATGACGCACTCTGAGGCACCATCACAGGGTATCTTGGCACCGATGCTGTACCCATTGCACACAACCTACTCCACCTgccaaatcacagaatcgtggaatgggttggattgggttggaagggacctcaaagcccatccagttccaactcctaccatgggcagggacacctcccactggatcaggggctccaagccccatccaacctggtcttgaacacctccagggatggggcatctatgacttctctgggtgGTGTCTGGGCTGTGCCTATTTGCTTCCATTTACTGTCCTCTTGTCTGTGCTTTCATATGGTTCTACCTCTTCAGTTGTTTGCTAGCTAGACTgcctaaaaatatttattttcacactGCTGGGATCCTACCATGTTAGGGTTGCCCACAGCCTTCACGGCATCTCCTTTCGTAATACAGGTAAGACAAAATAGTCACCTGAACTTGTTACTACTCTGAAAAATGACTGTTCTCCTTAAAGGGTGAGGATAAGGCTTGTGGGGAGAGGTGGTACCTTCTGTTAGACCAACTGATAGAAAAAACAGACAAGCTTTTGGCCACACAAGTCTTTGCTTGGGGCATTTAGGAGTGGCCAGTGATCAGATTTCTCCAGGCCCCCCTTCTGCAAGGGCAGCTGCCCTAGGGATGTGTCCGCAAGGGCTGCGATTTGTAAGccaaagaaatgtttctggtATCCGTAACATGCCTAACAAGGACTCCTCATGCAAAAATTGTTGTTTGTCTTCAAAGAAATGCTTTTGGGGAGCTATTTTGTGGTAAGTCACTTAATGTTACTGATCTTCATTAGATTAGAAATGTACACACTTTCCCTCCAGGAAGAATACGTAGGTGTTGGAATTTCCAGCACTGGAAATGATTGGAACAGAGTGGTTTGAAatggtagggtttttttctatagCTGAAATATAAAAGATGACAATTTTCTTTCCCGTGTCCATTCCCATTATTTATCAGAACTTACAGAGTGATTTACATGGAAAGCCTGACTCCTTCCAGGCCAGTGCCTCCCATCCCCTcgcctgctgctgctccagccttCACCAAATTCCTCCACTGCCACCTTCTGCCTGTCTTGCAGATCACAGCTGAATTTCcaccttgattttctttttcatcctgCCAAATTCATGATGTATATGCTAGGAAAATTTGGAATACAAAGAAGAAACCGTGTGTGCATGCGCACAGTCAAGATGATCTGTACGTTGATTTTTGTTTGTAGCTGGTTTGTATTACCGGCGGCGATTGCCATATACATAATTCCTGCTTTGATTTAGAGAAAGGGAACCCTACAGTGTTGCTCCCTGTGATCCAAACCCCTAAAACGCTTTGTTTGGCCAGTGTTAAGCCAACTTTGTGATTAGCCACAAGTGTTTTGGCGTGTTTGCTCGACAGCAAAGGTTGATACAGGCAGCATCTAAAGTGACCAAATGGGTGCTGGTAGGAGACAAAGCTTAGACCTTCAGTTGGTATAAATCAGCATTTCTTGCTTAGTGTTGGAGAAGCTTCCCTGGGTAGGAACCTGAtggttctctgtttcaaggtatTACATGAAACATGATAGTTGCGTCTGCTTCTGCtggcaaaggaaaaggaaacccCAGTGGCACATGTCTATAGCTTATGGATGGCTgacaaaatgtcttttttttcctctttctttctttccagttaAAATATTACTTAAAGACAAAGTCAGtttcagacagaagaaaagtaTCTGAAAGCTAAGTGAACCCAGATGTACTCCAAACTCTCTCATGTTGATCATTTGAAAGAATTCTtggtattttcccttttctggcTGAAGAAAAGGTGCCAAAGTCACCCTCTagttaggaaaataaatgttctttgtGAACATGCTAATTCCTGCAGCAGCCAGCCCCACACGGAGTGGCACTTCCAAGCAGGAGCAGAGTCCTGGCCCCAGCCCTGAAAGAGAGGTGGGCTCACCACCATCTCCTGGAAAGTGCCAGAGCAATTGTTAAGCATCCAAACCCCAGCTTTTAACAGAAAGCCAATTCTTGCAGCCTTGAGGGACTTGATGCATGCAAGAAAAGGGTGGACGAGTTTCCTCTGAATCAGAAATGTGATTTGCCTTTGCACACTGCAGCATGGCTAAGGGAACAGTGGCATCTGGTGTTCGCTGAGCTCTCTTGCAGCCACCACTTCCAAGGTGGGTGCTGACAGGATTTGGCTCCCTTCACACAGGTATCTAGTGGCACATGAGACCTGTAGGATGTCAAAGGTATCTGTACAAGCATCCAGGTGTGATACAGGTCATGAGGGAGGCTCAAGGCTATCTAGATGGCAGTTAGTGGTCTGGATGGGCCATCAAACAAGAGAAACCCAAACTTGATTCTAGTGAAGATGGTCATCGCTCTTGTTGGGGGGTGAATTCCCCCCCACCCAGGACTGAGGTGGTGATGCAGCATCACCAGGGAACCTGTGACTTGAATTCTGTATGAGACATGTACGATTTACGAAATCTTTATTCCATCTTTCTCAGTGGAGAGAAATTTGCTCCTCGTGAGGTGCCCTGATCTATCTGGGGAggcagcctgtcctcctatgacACTCAGTCTGTGCTGTAACAGCTCCAGGGTGGGGTGGTCAACTGTGTGCACCTGACTTGTTCTTGCCATCTGAACATCTCCTCCGTGTAGTCTCACAGTCTCTACTTGAGACCCAAAATGCAAATACTGCTTAGGACCCTTTCCTTTGCCAGTGCCAGGGATTTTAACTTGCCCAAAATCTGGAATGAATTTCACAGGGAGATGTTTGCTGGTGCCTTTTTCCATATCTTTGTTCTTGCCCTTAACCAGAATAGTCCCACCATATCTGCTGTATAGACATGGGTAACTAGTAGAGCCTAAATaagccttttaaacacctctagcaAGGCAGTATCAATAGACAACTGGGCAGCACCTGATTTTTGTGGTGAGTATGTGCCTTCTCTGGGCTCAGAGTGGAGGGTCCTCTGCTGCTGGCCCTGAGACAGAGCCAAAGGAGACAAACTAAGCTGTGTTTCCTTCTCCCGTCAGCAGGGGAAGCTCAAATCTGAGCAAGACAAAAGTTAAAGATGTGCTTCTCCCTGGTAATTTCTATGCAAATTAGGAAAGGCTAATTACCCTCTGCATTTTGCTAACTGAAATTCAGTTTATCGACCTTCTGCCTCAAGTGCATAGAAGACAGAGCGTTTCCTACTGAGATGAACAGAATGACGAACCTGAGCTTGGACCACTATGCAATCTACTTCTGCTGGTTTCTGTAACTTTTCAAGTTGCAGAGTTGTAGAAGTTCCATAGAATTAGCCAAAGCCTGGTTTGTGATATTTGCAGGTTACCCCAGGACCAGTTTTATCTGAGCGCCAGGACTGAGGGGTCTTTTTCTGTTCATGTTGTGATCAGTAGATAACCTGATGCACGAGTCCCATGCCTGGTTACTCCTCCATGCGGCTCCGCTCCGATCTGATGctgctgttcagttctggagtcctcagcacagggaggacatggatctgttaggacaggtccagaggaggccacagagatgatctgagggactggagcacctctgctatgaggacagactgagagagttggggttgttcagcctggagaagaaaaggctccagggaaaccttagagcagcttccaggactacaggaaggctgggagTCGGGGGGgtgctctggatcagggagtgcagggacaggatgggaaggagtggttttaaactgaaagaggggagactgagatgagacaacaggaagaaatgtttccctgtaaggttggggaggccctggcccaggttgcccagagcagtggtggctgccccatccctggaggggttcaaggccaggttagatgaggcttggagcccctgatccagtgggaggtgtccctgcccatggaggggggtggaactggatgggctttgaggtcccttccaacccaatccaaaCCATTGCGTGATTCTATTCTGATTCTGTGCTGTCAATTCCTGCTCCTCCCCGTGGTTGCGCTCAGAAACTCAGCACCACCCCTGCACAGGGCCTCACTCCGGTAGCTAAACTCATTCAGAGATCCTAATTGTTGTCTCTCTTAGGCAGTTTCTGCCCTATTCAGTTACAACAAATTGCATTTTGTTGACATCAGAACCGGTTTCACAGCAAGGAGTGGTTCTGCAAAGGCTTCATGGCAACCTTGATGGCCCAAACAAGCAGAACCACAGCCAACAATCTCTCTTAGAAACTCATCAGGTGGCTTTACATACCACGTAGTACTACGAAGTGATAACATCCCAAGGGCTGACTTTTGGGTGGTGGTGTGTACTTTGGCACGGGGTACCTGGGGACTGCTGGATCGCTCTGTTCTACAAGAGTTTGTTCAACTCAAACCCTGGAGCTGCCATGCATTGaagtttattttctataaaaacaCAGGAGGGTTTCCAAAGTGCAGCTGAACTTCTGccaaaaaattacaaaaattcaATAGGAAATGGGCACCTAACTCCAAATCCACTGACATTAAATTCAGTCCCCATCGTCTACGAAGACTTTGGTCTTCTTGGGTTGGCAAACGACCCTACTCTTGCAAGTCAACAGGCAATTATAAGTGTTCGGAGAACAGGTCGCAGAGGCGTACGCTCTACAAATATCCCAACCCTTTTGCTATCAGCAGTCAAGATAAATATTGTTGCCCCAACAGGGTTACAGAGAGAGTAAAGAAAGGTTGGTTCTGTaatgtgttttgtttattaAATTCAGTTTTCACTGATGTCCTGAGCTGACAGAAATGTTTCCCAGGAAGACTCACAAACAGAAACaattcataaatatatatatatttcaaactCTGTAGgtataaacaaataaaagctcTGTTTTGCTATTTTGGGAGGTCCTGTGTAACCAGTATTTTCAACTGGTCAATTAGCAGCACACGTATTAACCAGTGAAGAACTTCCACTTGCTTTTCAATGATCAAATCCAGTGTTTTGAAATTTATTGCTCATTATCagacaaaacccccaaaatacaAGGGATGCTCATTAAAAATCTTCATTAACAGCAGGGACGGCACATACTGACATGCAGCTTTATagtgcttttcttcttcaattAAGACTAAAACTTTCAGAAACGAATTAAGATGTTGGGCAACCAGTCTGAGGCAATCCCAGGAGCCACACTGTGAGCAGGTCTGaccttctctcctttctgaaatctaccttcttttgaGACGCTGGGCTGCGCAGCCCTGACATAAACACCTCCAAACCACTAATGGCAGGGACGGAGCCTGCACCGCTGCTCCAAGGTGTTGCCCCCCAGCATTATCCCCTTCTCAGCTACATGCAGCTCCTGTCTCTTTGCCGAATCCCCTAGGACCTGCCCGGTGGGGCTGCCGTGGGctggggatgaagatgaggacCAGTGCACAGAGAAACGCCACGGAGTTGTAGACAACTGaggtatttttccttccttgttgGTCCTCCCAGCTAGCAGGGTCGAAGGAGGGGGCAACGGGAGAAGGTGGAAACGCGGATCTCCTTGCAGTGCTTGTAACTAGAGGCTTCTCGGCTTTTGCAGCTACTGGTATCAATGCCTTGTGTAGCAAATTCCCCCCCGTGCCTATCGCATACACTACTCGCTATGGCAGTTGTTGCTCCCTTCTGCTTGGGAAGACCTTGGGACCAGCATCCGCCCTTCCACGCCGTCCCGGTGGGGCTCACTGACCTCCTCGCTCTGCTCCTGCCGGCCCActtgcttctctgcaggaaaACACGGAGTGGCCCTCCGTGTGTTTACCTCTCAGCAGAGAAGCCTGGTCCCAGAGGAAAGAAATTCACTGCCCATCTCGCACCAGCGAGGGACGTTCCTCAGGGCACCACGACAGAGCTGCACTGCGGGGCCTTCTGGCTATCGTCCACTCTTTCCCCGCTGGGTCTCTTTGGATACATCATGCTGGCCACCTTGAAGAACTCATCGGCAGCATCCAGAGCTATGAGCCGATCCTGCCAAAGCGAGAGGGTTTTATGGTCACTACAGGCTGCTTTGGGCAGCTGCCTGGTCAGGgttctccctccccagctgctcccaggtCAAGCAAGGTGTTGGATCTAATCTTTTCCCACTTTGCTAACAGGCTGCAAGAGCACCCAGTTGCACAggtttaaaatcatagaatcatagaattaccaggttggaagacacccaccggatcatcgagtccaaccattcctatcaaacactaaaccacacacactcagcacctcatccacctgtgccttaaacacgtTTAAAAGAAGTAGGGGGGACAAATTTATGGTGCTACAGCACTGACGTTTCCAAGGAAGATGAACAGCTAAGCTACAAGTGCAACACCTGATGGGGACACCCCAGATGCCACCATTCGGCTGAGTATCCTGGCTCCAGTTCACCTACCTGCTTCCCTTCATTTGAACCTCAGCAACAGAGACGGGGgtggcagggaggaagggatgcTCGGAGCTACTCACCACCACGAAGAGGTAGCGCTCAGAAAGCTCCCAGCTGGTGGGGAAGATGTTTGTCTCTTCGGAGAGCTTTAACAAGATGTCCCGGGCTTTGCCCATGTTCTGAGAGTCGCTGATGATGCTGAGTTTGGTCACTGACAAGAGGGAGTCTGCTTCCTTCTGGAAACCTGGGAAAGAGACGTGTTACAGAAGCAACTCAAACATGTGAGCAGGGCCTTCCCTAACCCCTCTAGGCTTTTTGAAGGTTTCCTCTCCACCTTGAGCTGCTGCATTCCCTCCTTGCTAAAGCAAACTAGCGTTTCCCCCAGGCAGGCTCTGTGTCAGCGCTTGGGGCAGGTATGAGCTTGCTGGTGGGGTAAAACATCACGGAGAGATCCAGAGCAAGTTTGTTGCTGGTTTTCCAGAGAAGGCATATGAACACCCACACCATAGGTGTTGATCCAGCTTTTGCATGTTTCTGTGATGCTACCAGAGCTTTCAGGGCTGGTGGGGCTTCCTGAGGCCCCCAGCGATCACTCCAATCTGGTTTTGGGAGGTAACTGTGATAAAAAGCCTGCGTCAGTAATGGATGCACGGCTAATTGTTCTTGTAGCAGTCAGCACCtcttataggaatggttgagtcaccttccctggaggtgtttaagggatgggtggatgaggtgctgaggagcatggtttagtgattgataggaatggttggactcgatgatccggtgggtcttttccaacctggtgattctatgattctacccagggaaggaaagggggagGAGAATGAATACAGGGATCTTAAAATGCAGTTGCTACCATTAACTCTTTGGTCAGCTCCAAGGAGCTGGTGGTGATGCGTCTCACCTGAAAAACATTACGAGAAAAGAGCGGTTGTCTTACGATTAAAGCACAGGTCTAGATAGCAAAACACAGCAGGTCTCATATCTGGTTGCACATCTTGCTTCGCTAAGGCCAAACAATCCCTGAGCTTCCCCACCCTTTGCAAAACAGTTCCAGAGCCACTGTGGATGTGAGGGAGATCTGGGAGAGCTTTTGTCAACGTGCAGTAACAGATGTAAGGATGTCAAGTGATCCCTCCTGTGTTTGGTCTGTACAGACTGAGTGAGCACCTCAGTGAAGATGAATATTGATATCTAGTTATGAATTTATAATGTTCCTCCCATCCAGGTGCCAGAAAGGCAGGTACGGCAGGAGTGGCTGAGATACCCATCTCTTTAGCTCCCAgtgataatcatagaatggtttgagttggaagggaccttaaagatcatacaatTCTaactctctgccatgggcagggacacctcccactggatcaggctgcccaaagcgcCATCtaaccttgaacacctccagggatggagcagccacaacttccctggcgAGGGcgtcaccaccctcattgtgaagctCATAATATCCCTGAACAGCCCAACAAGTGCGTTCGACTCACACATCCTCCTCTCTTTAGCTGCCAACTGTCTCTGGAGCACGAGACAAGTCACCGTGCACGGCACATCTCCTTGGCCCCAGTGTCACGCACTGCACGCAATGCAGTTGGGAAACCCAGGTCACACCCACTGCTGTCTTCTCCAAAGCAGCTGAGCACACAGGACCGGTGGGTGCAGCTCCCTCTTGGCAGGCTAGGAAGTATCAGGAGTGGGAGGGCCACTGTTGAGCAATTTAATTTGGTGAAAGAATATTTCAAACTCACCTAGGAGCAAAGAAGGTGGGTGCTTTAGGCCTGATCAGCTGGCACGGgctaaggaaggaaaacagatgtATCTGTTCCAAATCTAAAGGAATATTCATCTCTCCCTGCTAAtcttgtttagaaaaaaaacagggtGAGCTCCCAGGTATCCCTGCTAAGTTTTTATGTGGAAGCTTCAAATAGATAAGACTGTGCAGGCAATTATGGGCTTGAAAGGCTACTCTGCTGGCTGTGGTTCATGGGCTTTTGATGTGCCTGCCAACACAGTGGCCTCATCTCCTTTCAGCTATGCCTGAGCTCTGGGGAGCTTCCTGTAGGCTCTCGGTTGCCATCTGGGCTACCTGATGGTATTGCTTAGcaatcttcttttattttcctccctttctcctctatCAGCCTGATTTTGTGGAGCCGTTCCCATCCTCAGCCATCATGGGATCTCACACTCGGTACCACAGAAATGACATCGTTTTGTCCTCTAGATTACCTAAATCCTCCAAAATGTGTTTCCACCTGCTTCTCACTTCTTTTCGGGTCTGCCGTAGGGTATAAATATCATAGTTGAGCTTTTGCCATTCCTGCAAAACAAAAGGATAAAAGATACTCAGTCATTTGCATGTGAGGGAGGTCTCTGTTGCTTCCCTAGGAATTTCAGCTTTTAGAAATGAAGCCAGAGTTGAACTGGTGTTGGCACCAAGGGGTCGGTGCAAAGGTTGATGGCCAGGCTGATGTTGCCCCCggaaaaaaattatgctgaGCAACGTAGAATATTTTAGCTCAATATTTGGTACAGCATCCCTGTATCTCCTCTGCTCGTTCCAAACAGGCTTCCATTTACCTGGAACTGGGATCACAGAATGTAACTTGGGTGTTGCTGATGACTCAAGTGGTATCataaatggtttgggttggaaggaaccttaaaacccatccaattccaaccctctgccatgggcagggacacctcccactggatcaggttgctccaagccccctccaagctggccttgaacccctccagggatggggcaatgGAATTGCAGCTCTGTGCTGGAAATTATAACTCTGTCCTATGTTGGAGAACAACAAGAACTTCCAAATGGAGTTCATTTGGAGGACTTCAATCCAAATCCCTTTACACCAAATCTTGACACCCCTGCTAGTATCAAACCCTGAGGTTGTGACAATCCCTTCCTTGGCCTTTAACAGCTTGGGAAGGCATTGCAACATATTAATAATTACCTTCTATAAACTATTGCAACACCTTGTTCTCATACCCTTGCAGTTAAACTGCCGCAGCACATTTTCTTACAGCTGATGAGAGCCCGTGGGAAACTAAGAGTCTGAAATAAAGTTACTGCTGTCTGGGTCATTCATAGAGCAGCGTCCCCAGACTGCTCTGCCCACTGTTTCGCATTTAACAGGAGCGGGcagattttcaaaaaaacccactggaaaacaagaaaaaatagaattttttagATGTGCCCTTTTTTAAATGGCAGAAAGAGGGATGCACGTGGATGTTTGAGGCCTGAGTCAGAGTCGTTTAACATgataaggatatggaactgttggaacaggtccagaggatgCCATGAAGAtcatgtgagggctggagcatctctgctatgaggacaggctgaaagagttggggttgttcagcctggagaagagaaggctctgaggagaccttagagcagcttcaagtactgaaaggggctccaggaaagctggggaggggcttgtTACAAGGGcttgaagtgataggatgagggggaacggctttgaatgagaagagggaagagttacattagacatcaggaaatgccctggcccaggctgcccagagcaggggtggctgccccatccctggaggggttcaaggccaggctggatggggcttggagcccctgatccagtgggaggtgtccctgcccatggcaggggtgggactggatgggctttgaggccccttccaacccaaactattttatgattctatgataactctTCTTGGTGACGGCTGGTTGATGCAGTTAATGCCTTGTTGAACCAAACAGCTTAAAGCCTTACTCTTGACCTCCAGCTTTCTATCTGCGTAACAGCAGACGGACTAAAGGGGCAGGTTTTCAGGTTGTTTATTCAAGTTATACCAGCACAACTAAACACATCTGTACAACTACACATCCCTGTGGAAATGCATGTATTCCGCAAGAAATTCCTAGCCAAGTTCAGTCAGTGCCCACGCTGAAAAGGATGCATTAACAGAAGCATCCATGCAGCAGGTCACAGCATCGCTCAGATAATTTCCCTGCAGTAACAACCTTAATTAATGTCATTTCTCAGCAACAGATCACACAGATGGAATCTTGCAGAATAAATGCTGTTCACCTGTGCCGTCTCACTGGGATTTTCCTACATGGCACGCTGGGTCCAAAGGGCTGAAATAATACCCACAAAGGGCAGCTGTGCCTTAGAAATCCCCCTGATTTTCCGAGTTAAAGAGTTGATAAAGAGCATAGACGTCttagtgtttttttcctggagcCGACTGACACATCACGGCTGCAGAGAATTAAACGATGAACCTGTTGCCTTGTTGTTCAGCGAAGGCTGCAGGAACCCCTGGGAGATTACGCTTCGGAAGAAGCAGCCAGCAGGGTTAAGACAGCAGTGAGTTGAGGTCAGGAGAGCGAGGGAaatgcagctctgcctgcaacTGCTCTGCATCAGCCCCAGAGAGCAAAATCTCCTTCATTTTTAGCTTTGTGTTGCTGCCCGCAATGAGCTTTGCCAATCAGAGCTCTCTTGACTGTAGCAGAACTCAAAAAGAGCTTCACTGTTTGCACAGGAGGGCACCTGGGTGCCCGCAGAAGGCATCAAACCACCTCTTCAGCCCTTCGCTAGATCAAGGAGGCAGAGACCAGCCTGTCCTCTCTCGTGGCACT encodes:
- the MREG gene encoding melanoregulin, with translation MALGPWLRSLCGCCCGGEAAPPEKEPLLSNNNPYASFGATLARDEEQNLWSTPHDVTHTEADDDRVLYNMIVVRNQLDKDSEEWQKLNYDIYTLRQTRKEVRSRWKHILEDLGFQKEADSLLSVTKLSIISDSQNMGKARDILLKLSEETNIFPTSWELSERYLFVVDRLIALDAADEFFKVASMMYPKRPSGERVDDSQKAPQCSSVVVP